The sequence GACGCGGAGGGTGAGCGGGACGGCCGGCGGGAGGCCGGCGCGTCCGGGGCCGTGGCCGCAGTCGCCCTCGCCGTCGGGGCGCCCGCTCCCACGACCGGCAGCGCGCGCGGCGGGTCGTACGCCGTCCCCGCCATCACCGTGTGCACGCCCCACCACGACAGCGTGACCGCCGCGCCCGTCGCGAGCAGCCAGGCCAGCACGTGTACGAGTCCTCTGCGCATCGCGTCCATCCTGCCCCACCGGTCCCACCCGGCCGCCACCGGTTGTCCGAGCAGGGGAGTTGTCCACAGCCGGGGAGTTGTCCACAGGCCCGCACCGGGCTCCCGCGCATGGCGTACGGTGCGGCGCATGGCAAGTCTGCTCGTGGTCGAGGACGACCAGTTCGTACGCTCCGCGCTCATCCGGCAGTTGACCGACGCCTCGCACACCGTGCGCTCCGTCGGTACGGCACTGGAGGCGCTGCGCGAGGTCGCCCACCACCGTTTCGACGTGGTCGTCCTGGACCTCGGACTGCCGGACCTGGACGGCTCCGAGGCCCTGAAGATGCTGCGCGGCATCACCGACGTGCCGGTCATCATCGCCACCGCCCGGGACGACGAGGCGGAGATAGTACGGCTGTTGAACGCGGGGGCGGACGACTACCTGACCAAGCCGTTCTCCGTCGGCCACCTCTGCGCCCGGATCTCGGCGGTGCTGCGCCGGGCCCGCGCCACCGGCGGCGAGGTCCCGCCCTCCACCGTGCTGCGCGTCGGCGGCCTGACCGTGGACCCGCTGCGCCGCCAGGCCGCGCTGGACGGCGCCCGGCTCGACCTCACCCGCCGCGAGTTCGACCTGCTCGCCTTCCTCGCCGCCCGCCCCGG is a genomic window of Streptomyces sp. WP-1 containing:
- a CDS encoding response regulator transcription factor, translating into MASLLVVEDDQFVRSALIRQLTDASHTVRSVGTALEALREVAHHRFDVVVLDLGLPDLDGSEALKMLRGITDVPVIIATARDDEAEIVRLLNAGADDYLTKPFSVGHLCARISAVLRRARATGGEVPPSTVLRVGGLTVDPLRRQAALDGARLDLTRREFDLLAFLAARPGVVVPRRELLAEVWQQSYGDDQTIDVHLSWLRRKLGETAARPRYLHTLRGVGVKLEPPADPEPAR